From Hirundo rustica isolate bHirRus1 chromosome 1, bHirRus1.pri.v3, whole genome shotgun sequence, a single genomic window includes:
- the LOC120748723 gene encoding uncharacterized protein LOC120748723 isoform X3 — protein MKKPFRGNITSLKDFMNDPKREEPLIGLEHVVEIRFEGRREPRYECRLCGYNTEVAPMIEHLSGYKHRREYICKEFPDKMRRRPTDIKKCKISFLRQIAEELEKSEGLKMYQIEGYARPATSSPLKEKARLEDDYKHENDPVRKQKALEFLETFHITSDSEATLVVHITQELVEALKAFCEKKAADNYTDSLGPLVSVPQDEFPESKSVPEHYGPDGEYKGSSDWNQGVLSQYEEYSEDASFAPAHSHSYQADGGSSSCHLRSNDFAMMPPLRDSTAVDPYNPVSGISEGLRQLRNSVFCRNSAAGASSYQTSLVQEYSAEYISSDVQGSELLDNRLSFGWENTKWKNQQECTQARHIIDQELPYPNSSASYPSSGRYSTNYASQNYSSYTNESANTGTSANSAVSGRGGFRWHQDTRWNEWNENSRWNKNSSWKQESRCRGFRYQISGYQRDWSSHQDSFSGSALYQDHQQFRSSEEVFDGVDVGLAPNAVNRLLGKDVPTMTSMLKQLAPYYPGLQKINTQTFVNVLIETREKN, from the exons GTTTAGAACATGTGGTTGAAATCAGATTTGAAGGAAGAAGAGAGCCACGTTACGAGTGCAGGCTGTGTGGCTATAATACAGAGGTGGCACCTATGATAGAACATCTTAGTGGGTATAAACACAGAAGAGAATACATT TGTAAAGAGTTTCCAGATAAAATGAGGAGAAGACCAACAGatataaaaaaatgcaaaatctcGTTTCTCAGACAGATAGCAGAAGAGCTAGAGAAGAGTGAAGGATTAAAAATGTATCAG attGAAGGCTATGCAAGACCTGCTACCTCAT cCCCATTGAAGGAGAAGGCAAG attGGAAGACGATTATAAGCATGAG AACGATCCTGTTCGGAAACAGAAAGCTCTGGAGTTCTTG GAAACTTTTCACATCACCTCAGACTCAGAAGCAACACTTGTTGTTCACATTACACAGGAACTCGTGGAGGCTTTGAAGGCCTTCTgtgaaaagaaagcagca GATAATTACACCGACAGTTTAGGCCCACTGGTGTCAGTGCCTCAAGATGAATTTCCAGAAAGCAAAAGCGTCCCAGAACACTATGGGCCAGATGGAGAGTACAAAG GAAGTTCTGACTGGAATCAAGGTGTTTTGTCTCAGTATGAAGAGTATTCTGAAGATGCTTCCTTTGCTCCTGCTCATTCACACAGTTACCAGGCAGATGGTGGATCATCCTCCTGTCATCTGAGATCTAATGACTTTGCAATGATGCCTCCACTCAGGGACTCTACTGCTGTTGACCCTTACAATCCTGTCAGTGGTATCAGTGAAGGGCTGAGACAGCTCAGAAACTCCGTGTTCTGCAGGAATTCGGCTGCTGGGGCCTCTTCATACCAGACCAGCCTAGTGCAGGAGTACTCAGCAGAATATATATCCAGTGATGTGCAAGGAAGTGAGCTCCTTGATAACAGACTCTCATTTGGTTGGGAAAATACAAAATGGAAGAATCAACAAGAGTGTACACAAGCAAGGCATATAATTGACCAAGAATTACCCTATCCCAATTCTTCTGCCTCATATCCTTCATCTGGAAGATACTCTACAAACTATGCTTCACAAAACTATTCCTCTTACACCAACGAGTCTGCGAATACTGGTACATCTGCAAATTCTGCTGTTTCAGGAAGAGGTGGCTTCAGGTGGCACCAGGACACTAGGTGGAATGAGTGGAACGAGAACTCTAGGTGGAACAAGAACTCTAGCTGGAAGCAGGAATCTAGGTGTCGAGGATTCAGGTATCAGATATCAGGCTACCAGAGAGACTGGAGTTCACATCAGGACTCATTTTCTGGCAGTGCTTTATACCAAGATCACCAGCAGTTCAGAAGCTCAGAAGAGGTGTTTGATGGAGTTGATGTTGGTCTTGCTCCCAATGCTGTGAACAGACTACTAGGAAAGGATGTACCTACAATGACCAGTATGCTCAAACAGTTGGCTCCCTATTATCCAGGACTTCAAA AAATAAATACTCAGACATTCGTCAATGTGCTAATAGAAActagagagaaaaattaa
- the LOC120748723 gene encoding uncharacterized protein LOC120748723 isoform X4, which produces MNDPKREEPLIGLEHVVEIRFEGRREPRYECRLCGYNTEVAPMIEHLSGYKHRREYICKEFPDKMRRRPTDIKKCKISFLRQIAEELEKSEGLKMYQIEGYARPATSSPLKEKARLEDDYKHENDPVRKQKALEFLETFHITSDSEATLVVHITQELVEALKAFCEKKAADNYTDSLGPLVSVPQDEFPESKSVPEHYGPDGEYKGSSDWNQGVLSQYEEYSEDASFAPAHSHSYQADGGSSSCHLRSNDFAMMPPLRDSTAVDPYNPVSGISEGLRQLRNSVFCRNSAAGASSYQTSLVQEYSAEYISSDVQGSELLDNRLSFGWENTKWKNQQECTQARHIIDQELPYPNSSASYPSSGRYSTNYASQNYSSYTNESANTGTSANSAVSGRGGFRWHQDTRWNEWNENSRWNKNSSWKQESRCRGFRYQISGYQRDWSSHQDSFSGSALYQDHQQFRSSEEVFDGVDVGLAPNAVNRLLGKDVPTMTSMLKQLAPYYPGLQKINTQTFVNVLIETREKN; this is translated from the exons GTTTAGAACATGTGGTTGAAATCAGATTTGAAGGAAGAAGAGAGCCACGTTACGAGTGCAGGCTGTGTGGCTATAATACAGAGGTGGCACCTATGATAGAACATCTTAGTGGGTATAAACACAGAAGAGAATACATT TGTAAAGAGTTTCCAGATAAAATGAGGAGAAGACCAACAGatataaaaaaatgcaaaatctcGTTTCTCAGACAGATAGCAGAAGAGCTAGAGAAGAGTGAAGGATTAAAAATGTATCAG attGAAGGCTATGCAAGACCTGCTACCTCAT cCCCATTGAAGGAGAAGGCAAG attGGAAGACGATTATAAGCATGAG AACGATCCTGTTCGGAAACAGAAAGCTCTGGAGTTCTTG GAAACTTTTCACATCACCTCAGACTCAGAAGCAACACTTGTTGTTCACATTACACAGGAACTCGTGGAGGCTTTGAAGGCCTTCTgtgaaaagaaagcagca GATAATTACACCGACAGTTTAGGCCCACTGGTGTCAGTGCCTCAAGATGAATTTCCAGAAAGCAAAAGCGTCCCAGAACACTATGGGCCAGATGGAGAGTACAAAG GAAGTTCTGACTGGAATCAAGGTGTTTTGTCTCAGTATGAAGAGTATTCTGAAGATGCTTCCTTTGCTCCTGCTCATTCACACAGTTACCAGGCAGATGGTGGATCATCCTCCTGTCATCTGAGATCTAATGACTTTGCAATGATGCCTCCACTCAGGGACTCTACTGCTGTTGACCCTTACAATCCTGTCAGTGGTATCAGTGAAGGGCTGAGACAGCTCAGAAACTCCGTGTTCTGCAGGAATTCGGCTGCTGGGGCCTCTTCATACCAGACCAGCCTAGTGCAGGAGTACTCAGCAGAATATATATCCAGTGATGTGCAAGGAAGTGAGCTCCTTGATAACAGACTCTCATTTGGTTGGGAAAATACAAAATGGAAGAATCAACAAGAGTGTACACAAGCAAGGCATATAATTGACCAAGAATTACCCTATCCCAATTCTTCTGCCTCATATCCTTCATCTGGAAGATACTCTACAAACTATGCTTCACAAAACTATTCCTCTTACACCAACGAGTCTGCGAATACTGGTACATCTGCAAATTCTGCTGTTTCAGGAAGAGGTGGCTTCAGGTGGCACCAGGACACTAGGTGGAATGAGTGGAACGAGAACTCTAGGTGGAACAAGAACTCTAGCTGGAAGCAGGAATCTAGGTGTCGAGGATTCAGGTATCAGATATCAGGCTACCAGAGAGACTGGAGTTCACATCAGGACTCATTTTCTGGCAGTGCTTTATACCAAGATCACCAGCAGTTCAGAAGCTCAGAAGAGGTGTTTGATGGAGTTGATGTTGGTCTTGCTCCCAATGCTGTGAACAGACTACTAGGAAAGGATGTACCTACAATGACCAGTATGCTCAAACAGTTGGCTCCCTATTATCCAGGACTTCAAA AAATAAATACTCAGACATTCGTCAATGTGCTAATAGAAActagagagaaaaattaa
- the PDCD6 gene encoding programmed cell death protein 6 isoform X2, which produces MAAGYQHRPNGGGGAPLPDPSFLWNVFQRVDKDRSGIISDNELQQALSNGTWTPFNPATVRSILGMFDRENKGGVNFNEFTGVWKYITDWQNVFRTYDRDNSGMIDRNELKQALTGYRLSDQFYDILIRKFDRQGKGQVAFDDFIQCCVVLQRLTDVFRRYDTDQDGWIQVSYEQYLSMVFSIV; this is translated from the exons ATGGCGGCGGGGTACCAGCACCGGCCgaacggcggcggcggcgcccccctgccagacccctccttcctgTGGAACGTGTTCCAGAG AGTTGATAAAGACAGGAGTGGAATAATATCTGATAATGAACTTCAGCAGGCATTATCCAATG GCACGTGGACTCCATTTAATCCAGCAACTGTCAGGTCAATTCTTG GCATGTttgacagagaaaacaaagggGGTGTGAACTTCAATGAATTCACGGGAGTCTGGAAATACATCACAGACTGGCAGAATGTCTTTCGAACGTATGACAGAGACAATTCTGGAATGATTGACAGAAATGAACTAAAGCAAGCACTAACAG GTTACCGACTGTCTGATCAATTCTATGATATCCTTATTCGGAAATTTGACAGACAGGGAAAAGGACAAGTTGCTTTTGATGATTTTATTCAGTGCTGTGTTGTTTTACAG AGGCTGACTGATGTGTTCCGACGATACGATACTGATCAGGACGGCTGGATTCAGGTGTCCTATGAGCAGTATCTCTCCATGGTCTTCAGCATCGTATGA
- the PDCD6 gene encoding programmed cell death protein 6 isoform X1: MAAGYQHRPNGGGGAPLPDPSFLWNVFQRVDKDRSGIISDNELQQALSNGTWTPFNPATVRSILGMFDRENKGGVNFNEFTGVWKYITDWQNVFRTYDRDNSGMIDRNELKQALTGFGYRLSDQFYDILIRKFDRQGKGQVAFDDFIQCCVVLQRLTDVFRRYDTDQDGWIQVSYEQYLSMVFSIV; this comes from the exons ATGGCGGCGGGGTACCAGCACCGGCCgaacggcggcggcggcgcccccctgccagacccctccttcctgTGGAACGTGTTCCAGAG AGTTGATAAAGACAGGAGTGGAATAATATCTGATAATGAACTTCAGCAGGCATTATCCAATG GCACGTGGACTCCATTTAATCCAGCAACTGTCAGGTCAATTCTTG GCATGTttgacagagaaaacaaagggGGTGTGAACTTCAATGAATTCACGGGAGTCTGGAAATACATCACAGACTGGCAGAATGTCTTTCGAACGTATGACAGAGACAATTCTGGAATGATTGACAGAAATGAACTAAAGCAAGCACTAACAGGTTTTG GTTACCGACTGTCTGATCAATTCTATGATATCCTTATTCGGAAATTTGACAGACAGGGAAAAGGACAAGTTGCTTTTGATGATTTTATTCAGTGCTGTGTTGTTTTACAG AGGCTGACTGATGTGTTCCGACGATACGATACTGATCAGGACGGCTGGATTCAGGTGTCCTATGAGCAGTATCTCTCCATGGTCTTCAGCATCGTATGA
- the PDCD6 gene encoding programmed cell death protein 6 isoform X3, which translates to MFDRENKGGVNFNEFTGVWKYITDWQNVFRTYDRDNSGMIDRNELKQALTGFGYRLSDQFYDILIRKFDRQGKGQVAFDDFIQCCVVLQRLTDVFRRYDTDQDGWIQVSYEQYLSMVFSIV; encoded by the exons ATGTttgacagagaaaacaaagggGGTGTGAACTTCAATGAATTCACGGGAGTCTGGAAATACATCACAGACTGGCAGAATGTCTTTCGAACGTATGACAGAGACAATTCTGGAATGATTGACAGAAATGAACTAAAGCAAGCACTAACAGGTTTTG GTTACCGACTGTCTGATCAATTCTATGATATCCTTATTCGGAAATTTGACAGACAGGGAAAAGGACAAGTTGCTTTTGATGATTTTATTCAGTGCTGTGTTGTTTTACAG AGGCTGACTGATGTGTTCCGACGATACGATACTGATCAGGACGGCTGGATTCAGGTGTCCTATGAGCAGTATCTCTCCATGGTCTTCAGCATCGTATGA
- the EXOC3 gene encoding exocyst complex component 3: MEETDREAVATAVQRVAGMLQRPDQLDKVEQYRRREARKKASVEARLKAAIQSQLDGVRTGLSQLHNALNDVKDIQQSLIDVNKDWRQSINTIENLKDVKDAVVQHSQLAAAVENLKNIFSVPEIVRETHDLIERGELLQAHRKLMDLECSRDNLMYEQYRMDSKNTHDMNLIHTYFGDMQKLSEELAKQLWMVVQRSLVTVRRDPTLLVSVVRIIEREEKIDRRMLDRKKQTGFIPPGRPKKWKEKMFNILERTVSTRIEGTQADTRESDKMWLVRHLEIIRKYVLDDLLVAKTLLDQCFPPHYDIFNRLLNMYHQALATRMQELAAEDLEANEIVSLLTWVLNTYTSAEMMGNSELSPEVDVNSLDDLISQNVVDQLLSKYMSTLTSNIIGWLRKALETDKKDWIKETEPEADQDGYYQTTLPAIVFQMFEQNLQVAAQINEDLKTKVLILCLQQMNSFLTRYKDEAQLYKEDHLKNRQYPQCYVQYMIAVINNCQTFKESIISLKRKYLKSDMEDTLSISHANMDATLDIIAKEGCSSLLDEVFMDLEPHLNELMTKKWLMGSNAVGTICVTVEDYFNDFAKIKKPYRKTMTLEAHRRVVVEYIRAIMLKRISFKNAEERKEGAERMIKEAEQFRFLFKKLAAGSGEDTEGLCDIIEAIAEVIKLTDPSLLYLEVSTLVSKYPDIRDDHIAALLTVRGDASRDMKQTIIETLDQGPSQPNPNYVPIFKEITVPTLTVPKLLK, encoded by the exons ATGGAGGAAACGGATAGGGAAGCAGTTGCAACAGCTGTTCAGAGAGTAGCAGGAATGCTGCAGCGTCCTGATCAGCTGGATAAAGTGGAACAGTATCGCAGAAGGGAAGCTCGTAAGAAGGCTTCAGTGGAAGCTCGACTCAAG GCAGCAATACAGTCACAGTTAGATGGAGTACGAACAGGTTTAAGCCAACTGCACAATGCACTGAATGATGTGAAGGACATTCAGCAGTCTTTGATAGATGTCAATAAGGACTGGAGACAGAGCATCAACACTATAGAAAACCTCAAGGATGTTAAGGATGCTGTAGTGCAACACAGCCAACTGGCAGCTGCTGTAGAAAATCTcaagaatatattttcag TTCCAGAGATAGTCAGGGAGACCCACGACCTGATTGAGCGAGGGGAGCTTCTGCAGGCTCACCGGAAACTGATGGATTTGGAGTGTTCTCGTGATAACCTGATGTACGAGCAGTATCGCATGGACAGCAAAAACACACATGACATGAACCTCATCCACACGTACTTTGGGGATATGCAGAAACTGTCTGAGGAATTGGCAAAACAGCTTTGGATGGTGGTTCAGAGATCCCTGGTTACAGTCCGTCGAGATCCAACCTTGCTTGTCTCTGTTGTGAGGATAATtgagagggaggagaaaattGACCGGCGCATGTTAGACAGGAAAAAACAGACTGGGTTCATACCTCCTGGCAGACCAAAGAagtggaaagagaaaatgttcaATATTTTGGAGAGGACTGTGAGCACACGGATTGAAGGCACTCAGGCAGACACCAGAGAATCTGACAAAATGTGGCTTGTGCGGCATCTCGAAATCATCCGTAAATATGTCCTTGATGACCTGCTGGTGGCTAAGACCCTGCTGGATCAATGCTTTCCTCCACATTATGACATTTTCAACAGGTTGCTAAACATGTACCATCAAGCTTTGGCCACCCGAATGCAAGAACTTGCTGCAGAGGATCTGGAAGCAAATGAGATCGTTAGCCTTCTAACTTGGGTTTTGAATACATACACTAG tgcaGAGATGATGGGAAATTCAGAGCTGTCTCCTGAAGTGGATGTAAATTCTCTGGATGATCTGATTTCACAAAATGTGGTAGACCAGCTTCTCAGCAAGTATATGTCAACACTCACT TCTAACATCATTGGCTGGCTGCGAAAAGCACTGGAGACAGATAAAAAGGACTGGATAAAAGAAACTGAACCAGAAGCAGATCAAGATGGGTACTATCAGACTACACTCCCAGCTATTGTTTTTCAG ATGTTTGAGCAGAATCTTCAGGTGGCTGCTCAGATAAATGAAgatttgaaaacaaaggtaCTCATTCTATGTCTTCAGCAAATGAATTCATTTCTAACCAG GTACAAAGATGAAGCACAATTATATAAAGAAGATCATCTTAAAAATCGTCAGTATCCTCAATGCTATGTTCAGTACATGATTGCAGTCATCAACAACTGTCAAACCTTCAA AGAATCTATCATcagtctgaaaagaaaatacttgaaaagTGACATGGAAGACACGTTATCAATCAGTCATGCAAACATGGATGCAACTTTAGACATCATTGCTAAAGAAGGCTGCTCTAGCCTGCTAGATGAAGTCTTCATGGATTTAGAg CCACATCTGAACGAGCTGATGACGAAGAAGTGGCTGATGGGGTCTAATGCAGTGGGGACTATCTGTGTCACTGTAGAGGATTATTTCAATGACTTcgcaaaaattaaaaagccttACAGAAAG acAATGACTCTTGAGGCCCACCGGCGAGTAGTTGTGGAATACATCAGAGCAATCATGCTAAAACGTATATCTTTCAAGaatgcagaagagagaaaagagggtGCAGAAAGAATGATCAAAGAAGCAGAACAGTTCAGATTTTTGTTTAAGAAGCTTGCAGCT gGCTCTGGAGAGGACACTGAAGGACTCTGTGACATCATTGAAGCCATTGCAGAGGTTATCAAGCTGACTGATCCTTCACTACTCTATCTGGAAGTTTCAACTTTAGTCAGTAAATACCCAGATATCAG GGATGACCACATTGCAGCTTTGCTGACAGTGAGAGGCGATGCCAGCAGAGATATGAAGCAGACTATCATTGAAACTTTGGATCAAGGTCCAAGCCAACCAAATCCAAACTATGTGccaatttttaaagaaatcacagTTCCTACTCTCACTGTGCCAAAACTTCTTAAGTAA